The Microbacter sp. GSS18 genome has a segment encoding these proteins:
- a CDS encoding HAMP domain-containing sensor histidine kinase, which translates to MTRLRTRLVLSHLVVALLGGLATFVVVWILTPVIFDRQMGSGGGPMGPGTGGQGYREQLNAEVTAAVTQALAVGLIVGVLAATAAGVFAASRVARPLREMSAATRRIAAGRYDARVTPPRETELAALADDVNTLGRALEETEGRRTRLLGEVAHEMRTPLTIIDGYVEGMIDGILPASPEELGKVSDEVRRLRRLSDDLSALSRAEEGRLVLHPASADLRSVVSAAAERLRSQVEDGGIALDVQIGSDVVPVQVDADRIAEVVTNLIGNAVRATAPGGSIDVRVEAAGDWATVTVADTGEGLDPDDLERIFERFYRVPGRRGGSTGSGIGLTIARGIATAHGGDLTAQSAGPGRGAIFAARLPLEAAGGGTPAR; encoded by the coding sequence ATGACGCGCCTGCGGACGCGCCTCGTCCTCTCGCACCTCGTCGTCGCGCTGCTCGGTGGGCTGGCGACCTTCGTCGTCGTCTGGATCCTCACCCCGGTCATCTTCGACCGGCAGATGGGCTCCGGCGGCGGGCCGATGGGCCCCGGCACCGGAGGGCAGGGGTATCGGGAGCAGCTGAACGCCGAGGTCACCGCGGCCGTGACCCAGGCGCTCGCCGTCGGCCTCATCGTCGGCGTCCTCGCCGCCACCGCCGCGGGCGTCTTCGCCGCGTCCCGCGTGGCCCGCCCGCTGCGGGAGATGTCCGCGGCGACACGTCGCATCGCCGCGGGGCGCTACGACGCGCGGGTCACGCCGCCGCGCGAGACCGAACTCGCCGCGCTGGCCGACGACGTGAACACGCTCGGGCGCGCGCTCGAAGAGACCGAGGGCCGCCGCACGCGTCTGCTCGGCGAGGTCGCCCACGAGATGCGCACGCCCCTGACGATCATCGACGGCTACGTCGAGGGCATGATCGACGGCATCCTCCCGGCGAGCCCCGAGGAGCTGGGCAAGGTCAGCGACGAAGTGCGCCGCCTCCGGCGGCTCTCCGACGACCTTTCGGCGCTGTCACGTGCCGAAGAGGGGCGGCTCGTGCTCCACCCGGCATCCGCGGATCTGCGATCGGTGGTCTCGGCCGCCGCGGAGCGCCTGCGCTCGCAGGTCGAGGATGGCGGCATCGCGCTCGACGTGCAGATCGGGAGCGACGTCGTCCCGGTGCAGGTGGACGCCGACCGGATCGCCGAGGTGGTCACCAATCTCATCGGAAACGCCGTCCGTGCCACGGCGCCGGGCGGGTCGATCGACGTTCGCGTCGAAGCGGCGGGGGACTGGGCCACCGTCACCGTCGCCGACACCGGCGAAGGGCTCGACCCGGACGACCTGGAGCGGATCTTCGAGCGGTTCTACCGCGTCCCCGGGCGGCGCGGCGGGAGTACGGGATCGGGCATCGGACTGACCATCGCTCGGGGGATCGCGACCGCACACGGCGGCGATCTGACCGCGCAGTCGGCGGGACCGGGCCGGGGCGCGATCTTCGCCGCGCGCCTGCCGCTGGAGGCCGCCGGCGGCGGGACCCCGGCTCGCTGA
- a CDS encoding DUF2202 domain-containing protein, translating to MNTTTRTATALGLSALAALGLATGGAVAASAAPTGTTVTATVTADDELADMLVFMREEERLARDIYAEIAELYDGARPFSMITNSEDNHYDAVGVLLDRYGIDDPSEGLAAGTYADEDLQVLYDDLMTEAETSLAAAYGVGITIEETDIADLEAAIAADYPADVDNVLGNLLDGSENHLAAFTAAADGTLGAQAGGNGPAADRGERGAGMMAGQGNGNANGNGNGRGAANGDRVQQSDGTCLLPS from the coding sequence ATGAACACCACCACACGGACCGCCACTGCTCTCGGGCTCAGCGCCCTCGCAGCTCTCGGTCTCGCCACAGGAGGCGCCGTCGCAGCCTCCGCCGCCCCGACAGGGACGACGGTGACGGCGACCGTGACCGCCGATGATGAACTCGCGGACATGCTCGTCTTCATGCGTGAAGAAGAGCGCCTGGCGCGTGACATCTACGCCGAGATCGCCGAACTGTACGACGGGGCTCGTCCGTTCAGCATGATCACGAACAGCGAGGACAACCACTACGACGCCGTCGGAGTCCTCCTCGACCGGTACGGCATCGACGACCCGTCCGAGGGTCTCGCCGCCGGCACGTACGCCGACGAGGACCTGCAGGTGCTCTACGACGACCTGATGACCGAAGCCGAGACGTCGCTCGCCGCGGCCTACGGCGTCGGGATCACGATCGAAGAGACCGACATCGCGGATCTCGAAGCCGCCATCGCCGCCGACTACCCGGCCGACGTGGACAACGTGCTCGGGAACCTGCTCGACGGCTCGGAGAACCACCTCGCCGCCTTCACCGCCGCGGCCGACGGAACCCTCGGCGCACAGGCCGGGGGCAACGGCCCCGCCGCGGACCGCGGAGAGCGGGGTGCGGGCATGATGGCCGGACAGGGCAACGGCAACGCCAACGGCAACGGCAACGGACGGGGAGCCGCGAACGGCGACCGCGTCCAGCAGTCCGACGGCACCTGCCTGCTGCCGAGCTGA
- the urtA gene encoding urea ABC transporter substrate-binding protein: MITTSRKRLKAILATGAFAASAALVLSGCGARAGDTPATESASASCVDTSGDTIKLGFLNSLTGGMAISETTVSNVLHMAADEINADGGILGKQIEYIQEDGATDWPTFAEKTEKLLTQDCVAAIFGGWTSSSRKAVKPVVEEHNGLFFYPVQYEGLEASPNIYYTGATTNQQIIPAMDFLAAEGVETLFLAGSDYVFPRTANAIIKLYAAELGIEIVGEEYVPLDKDDWTTQVAKIVEAEPDFIFNTINGSSNVGFIKAYYDSGLSPETTPIISVSIAEEEAPAMGHEVTGNYASWNYFQSLDTPNNPAFIEAWQAYPGSSGVTSDPMEAAYISLYLYKELVEAAGSFDVDEVNAAAAAGGITVDAPEGVVTLDGENHHISKPGHIGRINADNQFDIVWESDGFIEPDPYLYEYDWFPEDIRESLVAAAG, encoded by the coding sequence ATGATCACCACGAGCAGGAAGCGCCTCAAGGCGATCCTGGCAACGGGCGCGTTCGCCGCGAGCGCCGCCCTGGTCCTCTCCGGCTGCGGCGCTCGCGCCGGCGACACCCCGGCGACCGAGTCGGCCTCCGCCAGCTGCGTCGACACATCGGGCGACACCATCAAGCTCGGCTTCCTCAACTCGCTCACGGGCGGCATGGCGATTTCCGAGACGACGGTCTCGAACGTGCTGCACATGGCGGCCGACGAGATCAACGCCGACGGCGGCATCCTCGGCAAGCAGATCGAGTACATCCAGGAGGACGGTGCCACCGACTGGCCCACCTTCGCGGAGAAGACCGAGAAGCTGCTCACGCAGGATTGCGTCGCGGCGATCTTCGGCGGCTGGACCTCGTCGTCCCGCAAGGCGGTCAAGCCCGTCGTCGAGGAGCACAACGGCCTGTTCTTCTACCCCGTGCAGTACGAGGGCCTCGAGGCGTCGCCGAACATCTACTACACCGGCGCGACGACCAACCAGCAGATCATCCCGGCGATGGACTTCCTCGCCGCGGAGGGCGTCGAGACCCTCTTCCTCGCGGGCTCCGACTACGTCTTCCCGCGCACGGCGAACGCGATCATCAAGCTGTACGCGGCCGAGCTCGGCATCGAGATCGTCGGTGAGGAGTACGTGCCGCTCGACAAGGACGACTGGACCACGCAGGTCGCGAAGATCGTCGAGGCGGAGCCGGACTTCATCTTCAACACGATCAACGGCTCGTCGAACGTCGGCTTCATCAAGGCGTACTACGACTCCGGTCTCTCGCCCGAGACGACCCCGATCATCTCGGTGTCGATCGCCGAGGAGGAGGCCCCGGCGATGGGCCACGAGGTCACTGGCAACTACGCGTCGTGGAACTACTTCCAGTCGCTCGACACCCCCAACAACCCGGCGTTCATCGAAGCGTGGCAGGCCTACCCGGGCTCCAGCGGCGTGACGAGCGACCCGATGGAGGCCGCGTACATCTCGCTGTACCTCTACAAGGAGCTCGTCGAGGCCGCAGGGTCGTTCGACGTCGACGAGGTCAACGCCGCGGCTGCCGCCGGCGGGATCACCGTCGACGCGCCCGAGGGCGTCGTGACGCTCGACGGCGAGAACCACCACATCTCGAAGCCGGGCCACATCGGCCGCATCAACGCCGACAACCAGTTCGACATCGTGTGGGAGTCCGACGGGTTCATCGAGCCCGACCCGTACCTCTACGAGTACGACTGGTTCCCCGAGGACATCCGCGAGTCCCTCGTGGCCGCCGCGGGCTGA
- the urtB gene encoding urea ABC transporter permease subunit UrtB, producing MDALIPPLLNGTALGALLLLSALGLTLTFGQMGVINMAHGEFIMAGAFVAYLTQQVIPSSDISIPVALPVAFVVAGLLGLLLEIGIIQWMYRRPLDTLLVTVGVALILQQAALQIFPAQGVPVENPGWLQGQIDVFGYAWPYRQAFTILLAAVCVAALAAWLKYTSFGRRIRATVQNRDLAETVGVRTRSVDRITFFVGSGLAGVAGVAASLIGGTNSQMGTQYIIPAFLVVVAGGIGQIKGTVIAALVIGVAMALFADWTTGSLAQVLAFVLVVIFLQIRPQGLFTVRTRGLA from the coding sequence ATGGATGCGCTCATACCGCCCCTGCTCAACGGCACCGCTCTGGGTGCGCTGCTGCTGCTCTCGGCCCTCGGCCTCACGCTGACCTTCGGGCAGATGGGGGTGATCAACATGGCGCACGGCGAGTTCATCATGGCCGGCGCCTTCGTCGCCTACCTGACCCAGCAGGTCATCCCTTCCAGCGACATCTCGATCCCGGTGGCGCTGCCCGTCGCCTTCGTCGTCGCCGGCCTGCTCGGGCTCCTGCTCGAGATCGGCATCATCCAGTGGATGTACCGCAGGCCGCTCGACACGCTGCTCGTCACGGTCGGCGTCGCGCTGATCCTGCAGCAGGCAGCGCTCCAGATCTTCCCCGCCCAGGGCGTCCCGGTCGAGAACCCCGGATGGCTGCAGGGTCAGATCGACGTCTTCGGATACGCGTGGCCCTACCGCCAGGCCTTCACGATCCTGCTCGCGGCCGTGTGCGTCGCCGCTCTCGCCGCGTGGCTGAAGTACACGTCCTTCGGCCGCCGGATCCGCGCGACGGTCCAGAACCGCGACCTCGCCGAGACCGTGGGCGTCCGCACCCGCAGCGTCGACCGCATCACGTTCTTCGTCGGCTCGGGCCTGGCGGGCGTCGCCGGTGTGGCGGCATCCCTCATCGGCGGGACCAACTCCCAGATGGGGACGCAGTACATCATCCCGGCGTTCCTCGTCGTCGTCGCCGGCGGCATCGGCCAGATCAAGGGCACCGTCATCGCGGCGCTCGTGATCGGCGTCGCGATGGCGCTGTTCGCCGACTGGACGACCGGCAGCCTCGCGCAGGTGCTGGCCTTCGTCCTCGTCGTCATCTTCCTGCAGATCCGCCCGCAGGGCCTGTTCACCGTGCGCACAAGGGGGCTGGCATGA
- the urtC gene encoding urea ABC transporter permease subunit UrtC, translating to MTMLTKLKPWASLIGIGVFAIILLAVVPAVFSMHWINNIGKYSAWAIVAVGIGLAWGRGGMLVMGQGVFFGLGAYAMAMHLTLETTGPDATPTFMILYDPLAPVPLFWEPFRSAGFTVLAIVLLPVIVAGILGYALFKRRVKGAYFAILTQALAVAMAVLVSSTIRETGGDTGLSGFRYFFGYVLNDDANKLMIYMITVGLLIVCMVVVWQLYRSRFGELLLATRDAEERVRFLGYDPANIKLTAFVIAAVMASIGGAMFVPIVGIITPAEIGASASILMIAGVALGGRASLFGPVLGAMAIGWGQSSLASSWPEGWIYILGLLFIVVTLFLPNGLASLYARAKTLLQRTRADKPGPDLPAPVEKEKVSA from the coding sequence ATGACCATGCTGACCAAGCTCAAGCCGTGGGCGTCGCTCATCGGCATCGGGGTGTTCGCGATCATCCTGCTCGCCGTCGTCCCGGCGGTGTTCTCGATGCACTGGATCAACAACATCGGCAAGTACAGCGCGTGGGCGATCGTCGCGGTCGGCATCGGGCTCGCCTGGGGCCGGGGCGGAATGCTCGTCATGGGTCAGGGCGTCTTCTTCGGGCTCGGCGCGTACGCCATGGCGATGCACCTCACCCTCGAGACCACGGGACCCGACGCGACCCCCACGTTCATGATCCTGTACGACCCGCTGGCGCCGGTCCCGCTGTTCTGGGAGCCGTTCCGCAGCGCGGGCTTCACGGTGCTGGCGATCGTGCTGCTGCCCGTGATCGTCGCGGGCATCCTCGGCTACGCGCTCTTCAAGAGGCGGGTCAAGGGCGCCTATTTCGCGATCCTGACCCAGGCGCTCGCCGTCGCGATGGCCGTCCTGGTCAGCTCGACGATCCGCGAGACCGGCGGTGACACGGGCCTGAGCGGCTTCCGCTACTTCTTCGGCTATGTCCTGAACGACGATGCGAACAAGCTGATGATCTACATGATCACGGTGGGGCTGCTGATCGTCTGCATGGTCGTCGTGTGGCAGCTGTACCGCAGCCGGTTCGGCGAGCTGCTGCTGGCCACGCGCGACGCCGAGGAGCGCGTGCGGTTCCTCGGCTACGACCCCGCCAACATCAAGCTGACCGCCTTCGTGATCGCGGCTGTGATGGCGAGCATCGGCGGTGCGATGTTCGTGCCGATCGTGGGCATCATCACGCCGGCCGAGATCGGAGCGTCCGCGTCCATCCTCATGATCGCCGGCGTCGCACTGGGCGGCCGCGCGTCGCTGTTCGGCCCCGTGCTGGGGGCGATGGCGATCGGCTGGGGCCAGTCGAGCCTGGCCTCGAGCTGGCCCGAGGGCTGGATCTACATCCTGGGTCTGCTCTTCATCGTGGTGACACTCTTCCTCCCCAACGGCCTTGCCTCGCTGTACGCGAGGGCGAAGACGCTCCTGCAGCGGACCCGAGCCGACAAGCCCGGACCCGACCTGCCCGCGCCGGTCGAGAAGGAGAAGGTGTCCGCATGA
- the urtD gene encoding urea ABC transporter ATP-binding protein UrtD, whose amino-acid sequence MSGNAEATSVAETLTPDDATSVNVSNLTVSFDGFKAVDDVSLLMLKGQVHFLIGPNGAGKTTLVDALTGLVPSTGTATYNGMDLVAMKANKIVRAGVGRTFQTATVFEELSVLQNLDIAGGMHRKAWRLPFTRRGVPEYVESALETIGLSGLRDKPAGTLAHGQKQWLEIGMLLVQDAKVMFLDEPVAGMNADERDETGQLLRRIGDERTIIVIEHDMDFVRNYAEWVTVMHTGKLLTAGTVEQVQADKRVQEVYLGSAADAAVEGEGGH is encoded by the coding sequence ATGAGCGGGAATGCCGAGGCGACGTCGGTCGCCGAGACGCTGACGCCCGACGACGCGACGAGCGTGAACGTGTCGAACCTCACGGTGAGCTTCGACGGGTTCAAGGCCGTCGACGACGTCAGCCTGCTGATGCTCAAGGGGCAGGTGCACTTCCTCATCGGCCCGAACGGGGCCGGAAAGACGACGCTCGTCGACGCCCTGACCGGCCTCGTCCCCTCCACCGGCACTGCGACCTACAACGGTATGGATCTGGTGGCCATGAAGGCGAACAAGATCGTCCGGGCGGGGGTGGGACGCACCTTCCAGACCGCGACCGTCTTCGAGGAGCTGTCGGTGCTGCAGAACCTCGACATCGCCGGCGGCATGCACCGCAAGGCGTGGCGACTGCCGTTCACGCGCCGGGGCGTACCGGAGTACGTCGAATCGGCGCTCGAGACGATCGGGCTGAGCGGTCTGCGCGACAAGCCGGCCGGGACCCTGGCACACGGGCAGAAGCAATGGCTCGAGATCGGGATGCTGCTGGTGCAGGACGCGAAGGTGATGTTCCTCGACGAGCCTGTCGCGGGCATGAACGCCGACGAACGCGACGAGACCGGTCAGCTGCTGCGACGCATCGGAGATGAGCGCACGATCATCGTGATCGAGCACGACATGGACTTCGTCCGCAATTACGCGGAGTGGGTCACCGTCATGCACACCGGCAAGCTGCTCACGGCCGGGACCGTGGAGCAGGTCCAGGCCGACAAGCGCGTGCAGGAGGTCTATCTGGGATCCGCGGCGGATGCCGCCGTCGAAGGGGAGGGTGGGCACTGA
- the urtE gene encoding urea ABC transporter ATP-binding subunit UrtE — protein MLEITGVTAGYGRTKVLHDVSIRIPSGQAVSVMGHNGAGKTTLLRVATGLLPVMSGQVLIDGEDVTKMPPSKRVKRGLGYVPQGQQSFPQMTTLENLQLVAKRQSDIDEVFDLFPVLKELLGRRAGLLSGGQRQQLAIARTLLTKPRLLVLDEPTEGIQPNIVADIERVIIDLTRRGDLSVLLVEQHVGFALRSTSTYYVLQSGRITMTGDGGAAALDSVREAMSI, from the coding sequence ATGCTCGAGATCACGGGAGTGACCGCCGGCTACGGCCGCACCAAGGTGCTGCACGACGTCTCCATCCGGATTCCGTCCGGTCAGGCGGTTTCGGTCATGGGACACAACGGCGCCGGCAAGACGACCCTGCTGCGCGTGGCCACGGGGCTCCTCCCCGTCATGAGCGGTCAGGTGCTCATCGACGGTGAGGATGTCACGAAGATGCCGCCATCGAAGCGCGTCAAGCGGGGTTTGGGCTATGTGCCTCAGGGACAGCAGTCCTTTCCGCAGATGACGACGCTCGAGAACCTCCAGCTGGTGGCCAAGCGTCAGTCCGACATCGACGAGGTGTTCGACCTCTTCCCGGTGCTCAAAGAGCTGCTGGGCCGCCGGGCGGGTCTCCTCTCGGGCGGTCAGCGTCAGCAGCTCGCCATCGCCCGCACCCTGCTGACCAAGCCGAGACTCCTGGTGCTCGACGAGCCGACGGAGGGCATCCAGCCCAACATCGTCGCCGACATCGAGCGGGTCATCATCGACCTCACACGACGCGGAGACCTGTCGGTGCTGCTCGTCGAGCAGCACGTGGGGTTCGCCCTGCGATCCACCAGCACCTACTACGTGCTGCAGTCGGGGCGGATCACGATGACCGGCGACGGCGGGGCCGCGGCCCTCGACTCCGTCCGCGAAGCCATGTCGATCTGA
- a CDS encoding helix-turn-helix domain containing protein, with the protein MTDEPVVDTNSAILASAARLLRQRTFEDVSYLDVAEVAQVSERTIYRRFPTRSHLLEALARWIDAEHFAISDFRTPAEFRDAVLLRFRAFDAEPAFAFVAARGAALSPTGDDVPSPITTAIVGMLEAAAPNLNRRDAMRAAATARYFASPMFWARMRTGFDMSADEIFGVFDRSMQRVLPAATPTATWAA; encoded by the coding sequence GTGACCGACGAGCCCGTCGTCGACACGAACTCCGCGATCCTCGCCAGCGCCGCTCGGCTGCTGCGTCAGCGCACCTTCGAGGATGTCTCCTACCTCGATGTCGCGGAGGTCGCCCAGGTGTCCGAGCGCACCATCTATCGCCGGTTCCCGACGCGCTCGCACCTGCTCGAGGCCCTGGCGCGCTGGATCGATGCCGAGCACTTCGCGATCTCCGACTTCCGCACTCCGGCCGAGTTCCGCGACGCGGTCCTGCTGCGGTTCCGTGCGTTCGACGCCGAGCCGGCGTTCGCGTTCGTCGCCGCACGCGGAGCCGCGCTGTCGCCGACAGGCGACGACGTCCCGTCCCCGATCACCACGGCTATCGTCGGAATGCTCGAGGCTGCGGCGCCCAACCTCAACCGACGCGACGCGATGCGCGCCGCGGCGACGGCTCGGTACTTCGCCTCGCCCATGTTCTGGGCTCGCATGCGGACCGGGTTCGACATGAGCGCCGACGAGATCTTCGGCGTGTTCGACCGCTCGATGCAGCGCGTCCTTCCCGCAGCGACGCCGACGGCGACCTGGGCGGCATGA
- a CDS encoding helix-turn-helix domain containing protein produces MTVAAASAPELSGTQAAILAAYAELIEEVGTDDVSFRLIALRAGVGERTVFRHYPTRVDLLLATSSWIERTIFTRQESESIFDVPIAIREAIEAYDRRPELAHVVAETAMRGVNGSEPAPQRAHFEEMLKREAPSLDEQQQREIVAALSHLDSSATWVTMRREFGMSGRDIADAATWAAEAILDPIRDLGDRGA; encoded by the coding sequence ATGACGGTGGCCGCCGCGTCGGCCCCGGAGCTCTCGGGCACCCAGGCGGCGATCCTCGCCGCATACGCCGAGCTCATCGAAGAGGTGGGCACCGACGACGTGTCGTTCCGGCTCATCGCCCTGCGCGCGGGAGTGGGGGAGCGCACGGTCTTCCGTCACTATCCGACGCGCGTCGACCTGCTGCTCGCGACATCGAGCTGGATCGAGCGCACCATCTTCACCCGCCAGGAATCCGAGTCGATCTTCGACGTGCCGATCGCGATCCGCGAGGCGATCGAGGCGTATGACCGTCGACCCGAACTGGCCCACGTCGTCGCCGAGACGGCGATGCGCGGGGTGAACGGCTCGGAGCCCGCGCCGCAGCGCGCGCACTTCGAAGAGATGCTGAAGCGGGAGGCCCCCTCGCTCGACGAGCAGCAGCAGCGCGAGATCGTCGCGGCGCTGTCGCACCTGGACTCTTCGGCGACATGGGTGACGATGCGGCGCGAGTTCGGCATGAGCGGCCGTGACATCGCCGACGCCGCGACCTGGGCCGCCGAGGCCATCCTGGATCCGATCCGGGATCTCGGCGACCGGGGCGCGTAG